A genomic window from Paraburkholderia phytofirmans OLGA172 includes:
- a CDS encoding outer membrane lipoprotein-sorting protein, translating into MKRIQYIVLLLLSFLSCASAHAALTPRDILKAADEARGNVAGVAWEVTIESTENQQITDTLRYDIKARGFNISGLSLAPPKYRGEKLLMLSTSMWFYKPGLSKPVPISQRQKLMGDAAYGDIASTNYAEDYDATQLADEAVEGEDCYVFDLKAKSDNTTYDRIKYWVSKKRLLGIKAQYFTVSGKAFKSSTMDYDNVVRVGGETRPFISRITFHGELMNGEVTYLNLRNPRVEPLPDYVFDLNLFMR; encoded by the coding sequence ATGAAGAGAATCCAGTACATCGTGCTTCTCCTGCTGAGCTTCCTGAGCTGCGCGAGCGCTCACGCGGCGCTTACCCCGCGGGACATTCTGAAGGCGGCCGATGAGGCGCGTGGCAACGTGGCAGGGGTGGCGTGGGAAGTGACGATCGAATCAACGGAAAATCAGCAGATCACGGACACTCTGAGGTATGACATCAAGGCCCGCGGTTTCAACATCTCTGGCCTGAGCCTTGCCCCTCCGAAATATCGAGGCGAGAAGCTGCTCATGCTCAGCACCAGCATGTGGTTTTACAAGCCGGGGCTTAGCAAGCCTGTGCCGATCTCGCAGCGGCAGAAGCTGATGGGCGACGCGGCGTACGGTGATATTGCGTCGACGAACTACGCAGAGGACTACGATGCAACCCAGCTTGCCGATGAAGCGGTGGAGGGTGAAGATTGTTACGTTTTCGATCTCAAGGCGAAGAGTGACAATACCACTTACGACCGCATCAAATACTGGGTTTCAAAAAAGCGCCTGCTCGGCATCAAGGCGCAATATTTCACGGTGTCAGGGAAGGCATTCAAGTCATCGACCATGGACTACGACAACGTCGTTCGTGTAGGTGGAGAAACTCGGCCGTTTATTTCCCGGATCACATTTCACGGGGAATTGATGAACGGGGAAGTCACTTATCTGAATTTGCGCAATCCGCGCGTCGAACCTTTGCCAGATTACGTGTTCGACCTGAATCTGTTCATGCGATGA
- a CDS encoding ABC transporter ATP-binding protein: protein MSSADLTPLVELRQVVKHYQLGEAQITALKHVDVAIRSGEFVAVWGPSGSGKSTLCNLVGLLDTPSSGAVFFKGQDAATLSDDQRSEARNHAIGFIFQGFNLIPVLSALENVMLPIQIGNLAARSSREMALKRLNDVGLASHAGHRPAKLSGGQQQRVAIARALITRPALVVADEPTANLDSENALRIIDLMRQISRKEGTTFIFSTHDERLLDRVDRRIMMRDGEVIDDQRVAVDNRSAMGVDS from the coding sequence ATGTCTTCAGCAGATTTGACTCCTCTTGTCGAACTACGTCAGGTCGTTAAGCACTACCAACTTGGTGAGGCGCAGATCACCGCACTCAAACACGTCGACGTGGCCATCCGCTCCGGAGAGTTCGTGGCCGTATGGGGGCCGTCCGGTTCGGGTAAGTCGACGTTGTGCAATCTCGTCGGATTGCTCGACACGCCTTCCTCGGGAGCCGTATTTTTCAAGGGACAAGATGCCGCGACGCTCTCGGATGATCAGCGCAGCGAGGCGCGCAATCACGCCATCGGATTCATCTTCCAGGGATTCAATCTGATCCCGGTGCTGTCAGCGCTCGAAAACGTGATGCTGCCAATCCAGATCGGGAATCTGGCTGCTCGATCCTCCCGGGAGATGGCCCTCAAACGTCTCAACGATGTAGGCCTCGCGAGCCATGCCGGGCATCGCCCGGCGAAACTCTCGGGGGGGCAGCAGCAGCGCGTGGCGATCGCGCGGGCACTGATCACCCGCCCCGCACTGGTCGTTGCGGACGAGCCGACTGCCAATCTCGACTCGGAAAACGCGCTCAGGATCATCGACCTGATGCGCCAGATCAGCAGGAAGGAAGGCACGACCTTCATTTTCTCCACCCATGATGAGCGCTTACTCGATCGCGTGGACCGTCGGATCATGATGCGCGACGGCGAAGTCATCGACGATCAGCGGGTGGCTGTGGATAACCGTTCTGCAATGGGGGTGGACTCATGA
- a CDS encoding ABC transporter permease, with product MMTWIKLAIRNLFRNGRRSLFTIVAIGVGFLAVNTLGGFTRYIFTSLKDSYIYAEANGNLTIFKSGFLDHGKLEPTKYLLSEGDVKTMRKILARHPEVIVVTPQLQISGLLSNGKVSTIFFAPGRVPSDIQAIASHAVGVMGKAKLYDGNPLSDKLDHGIGVTHGLARQLNLQLGSDAVAMSPTVSGQINALDAQLVQLIDAPDEALEDTFATVPLKFAQSLYDTTSVDRLTVLLSNDERTGAMRTIVAREFAAAGLNVDVRTWNELSPFYTKVKKMFNVIFLITFLIVFTIVVMSIVNTVTMAIMERTREIGTLRALGVKRRGIVALFALESLMLGIFGALLGIALNLLVLYAVWLLQPTWVPPQVSREVPLQIYLVPDYWGYSVLLLIFLSLLSALLPARKAARMVIVGALAYA from the coding sequence ATGATGACCTGGATCAAGCTCGCAATCAGAAATCTCTTCAGGAACGGGAGACGGTCCCTTTTCACCATAGTCGCCATTGGTGTGGGTTTCCTTGCGGTCAATACGTTGGGTGGATTTACCCGATATATCTTCACGAGCCTGAAGGATAGCTATATCTATGCCGAAGCGAACGGGAACCTGACCATCTTCAAGTCGGGGTTTCTGGATCACGGCAAGCTCGAGCCGACGAAATATCTATTGAGCGAAGGCGACGTGAAGACCATGAGAAAGATACTGGCCCGGCACCCGGAGGTCATCGTCGTCACACCGCAGCTGCAGATATCGGGCTTGCTGAGCAACGGAAAAGTGTCGACCATTTTTTTTGCACCGGGCCGGGTCCCTTCGGATATTCAGGCGATTGCCAGCCATGCGGTTGGCGTAATGGGCAAGGCGAAGCTGTATGACGGCAATCCGCTCTCGGACAAGCTTGACCACGGTATCGGTGTAACTCACGGCCTCGCGAGGCAGCTGAATCTACAGCTCGGTTCGGACGCAGTCGCCATGTCGCCTACGGTGTCAGGGCAGATCAATGCGCTCGATGCGCAGCTCGTTCAGCTCATCGATGCACCGGACGAAGCGCTGGAAGATACCTTTGCGACCGTTCCGCTGAAGTTCGCTCAAAGCCTGTATGACACAACGAGCGTCGATCGTTTGACCGTGTTGCTGTCTAACGACGAACGGACCGGCGCCATGAGAACGATCGTGGCCCGGGAATTTGCCGCAGCCGGCCTGAACGTGGATGTCAGGACATGGAATGAACTCTCGCCGTTCTATACCAAGGTGAAGAAGATGTTCAATGTCATATTTTTGATCACCTTCCTGATCGTGTTCACGATCGTTGTGATGAGCATCGTCAATACGGTCACGATGGCCATCATGGAGCGTACGCGGGAGATCGGAACCTTGCGTGCGCTGGGCGTGAAGCGCAGGGGTATCGTCGCACTTTTCGCGCTGGAAAGCTTGATGCTGGGTATCTTTGGCGCGTTGCTCGGGATCGCCCTCAACCTGCTCGTTCTCTATGCGGTCTGGCTGCTTCAGCCAACATGGGTCCCACCGCAAGTGAGCCGGGAAGTACCGCTGCAAATCTACCTGGTGCCGGACTATTGGGGGTACAGCGTGCTGCTTCTGATATTTCTGTCGCTACTGTCGGCGTTGCTGCCCGCGCGGAAGGCGGCACGCATGGTAATCGTGGGCGCATTGGCTTACGCGTGA
- a CDS encoding type I polyketide synthase: MNTPIAIVGMACRFPGGVCNPDDYWNLLVAEKDAVTEVPPERFGTEFYQHPAKREPGKSYTFSAGVLDDVMGFDAEFFGISPREAAQMDPQQRLLLELAWETFEDAGRLPGKMAGSNCAVFVGVSSQDYGDRNVDDLSVIDAYSATGNTSSIVSNRISYLFDLRGPSMSIDTACSSSLVAVHQACRSIWSGEADAALAGGVNLLLHPFAFIGFSKASMLSPTGRCRAFDAAGDGYVRAEGGALILLKSLEKAIADGDSVHAVIVSSGVNSDGHSQGGINVPATATQARLLEDVYARAGIDPAYVSYIEAHGTGTAVGDPVEARALSEVIGRRRAPGSPLLIGSAKSNLGHLEPASGMAGLLKAILCLKHRAVPASIHFRNPNPNIDFAGGGLQVVDRYTPLEAHAHPLTIGINSFGFGGTNAHVLIREADPASRAGHPGLVPQEGAQPLPLMLSARSPKALHALAAAYKTRLERGDPWSALALGAARKREWLSHRAIVSPAALEDGVAALDQLSQGETTSSIVTGEALDPNGKVALVFSGNGSQWAGMGQRLLEEDDNFRAALTELDILWRADGSPSLVDELRAGVTAERLADTDCAQPLLFALQFGVVRVMQSRGLQYDACFGHSVGEVAAAWASGALTIEQAVHVIKIRSGAQAKTRGTGRMAAAGLSEAAARQLIDTLGLADELEIAGINSPQAVTLVGALQALEAVQQVLLSGGQFFQILDLDYAFHSDRMDAIQGLVLDGLDDLRPHDTQRVFASSVTGGLLSGHALDASYWWRNIREPVRFDEATRSLIDAGVRLFVEVGPHPILRTYMTHTIEQSKVKGRPLPTLMRNQDSAADLHLAIHAAFANGASIDLDKGFPVSAGSMNCSLPTYPWQREHYMSPPTPEGYNLVNRRREHPLLGYPLKDHAAAWENQIDPVRMPVLADHEVDGAATFPGAGYAEMALAAARIHFGTVKCAVENLEIRTPVVFQPQHAKLFRFTLDTHTAGFTIETRTRMSDEPWALNVTGRLLAGGPDSAGAPNVAADELAQFDTYPRIDAASLYEGAASIGLHYGDAFRWVQSLRLAGDAALGELAAPPALQGALQDYVFHPAAMDSGFHPLFALVANQDSTDEGHPAYVPVHMGRIDFFGGNAPARVLVRIERRSPHSLVASFTYLDQDAGVIARISACRFRRVDFTGRHRPEPGRFVFVAEARPYNGDVIAAGLPAPAVLFESASGAVAAKEDAQHRNTHLTQVLPLLDVLAAAYALRAIEALNIIGSTSLPATRNQPLLERLVAMLVEDGVLEIVDGHVERGQEALPSIEDLWRGLLALSPGHAAELALMARCGAALPAVLSSEAQADTVLPPVRSDLVDHLYESSPSWSHANAFVRASLEAAVDAWREPRRLRVLEIATPGIGAFHPVAAHLQTRCDYAIAAGVEQLGTIDASSHPYIRTVSLELGEEPTLATEPGRPAQYDVVVIKNMLRASAQPARLIQAARSWMTPDAILLVSESQPSRVSDLVFGLDASAWTHERAGLLSANQITTLLHGQGLEDLVRHMEGDLEIEGAPVVIAARLPANDALVTPEATVEPQSAHWLVVFAGAAQQPLADTLVNALQAASQVAASCTLEALADEPARLARPMGNGTPRIVFMAATADAVPHNADGAALMEAQESTSIALARLVRTIIGSAPDAHASLWIVTSGGAPILGETGDALATRPEQATLWGLGRVLMNEHAELGCRLVDVEPGCDAPEALLVRELLSQESEEEVLLTSRGRFVSRMVPAATEDLRKTRAQAGAHERPAVLGFEAPGSLRNLQWFALKERELASNEVEIEPVAAGLNFRDVMYAMGLLSDEAVENGFAGPTIGMEVSGRIVRAGPQVDGFKVGDAVLGFAPACFASRVRTRATAIVIKPERLTFAEAATIPTTFLTVYYSLRELARLRPGERVLVHGAAGGVGIAAVQIAKHLGAEVYATASKEKREFVRLLGADHVFDSRSLAFADEILHRTAGAGVDVVLNSLAGEAMVRSIDVLRPFGRFIELGKRDFYENTLIGLRPFRNNISYFGVDADQLMSALPQLAARLFDEIMDLVAQGALHPLPYRTFAAEHAGDAFRYMQQAKQVGKILLTFDAGVPPPQTAPATPLRLDPHAAYLVVGGTSGLGFATARWFVEKGARHLVLASRTAKLAPELTTEVQYWTDELGVAVTLASCDVTDAAAVAQLIERTDKAVAPLKGVVHSALSISDGLVANLDDARMRTVMAPKVAGAWNLHQATRGLSLDFFVVYSSATTFLGNPGQSNYVAANAFLESLVLLRRAAGQPACFMAWGPIDDVGFLSRNRETRDALEARIGGRSITSGEAMAALERVLVAQRAGEAVVWLEWEAITRVIPSARSERYIEMRKRESNDAQRAEGPGLREDVLALTVTEAQQLVAEALRAEIGRILNLSTAKIELDRSILDMGMDSLMGMELRMAIEECFQVKLSVMMLTEGVTVNSLAQRIVELIRGDGQDSSQKSELEQQVSALAATHAVEVSADDVREMADRAMQPSRKQASGR, encoded by the coding sequence ATGAATACGCCAATTGCGATAGTGGGAATGGCATGCCGGTTTCCTGGCGGTGTGTGCAATCCTGACGATTACTGGAATCTTCTGGTCGCAGAGAAGGATGCAGTAACCGAGGTACCTCCAGAGCGCTTCGGTACCGAGTTTTACCAGCATCCAGCAAAGCGCGAGCCCGGCAAGAGCTACACATTTTCGGCAGGCGTGCTCGACGATGTCATGGGTTTCGATGCGGAATTTTTTGGCATCTCGCCGCGCGAAGCGGCGCAAATGGACCCGCAGCAGCGACTCCTGCTCGAACTCGCCTGGGAGACGTTTGAGGACGCCGGCCGCTTGCCAGGCAAGATGGCCGGCAGCAATTGCGCGGTGTTCGTCGGTGTTTCGAGTCAGGACTATGGCGACCGCAATGTGGACGACCTGAGCGTCATCGACGCCTATTCGGCGACTGGCAATACGTCCAGCATTGTCTCGAACCGGATTTCGTACCTGTTCGACCTGCGTGGTCCGAGCATGTCGATCGACACGGCCTGTTCCTCCTCGCTGGTGGCGGTGCATCAGGCTTGCCGGTCGATCTGGTCGGGTGAAGCGGACGCAGCGCTTGCCGGTGGCGTCAATCTGTTGCTCCACCCGTTCGCTTTCATCGGGTTTTCGAAGGCGTCGATGCTTTCGCCAACGGGCCGTTGCCGCGCTTTCGATGCTGCGGGGGACGGCTACGTACGTGCGGAAGGCGGCGCGCTCATCCTGCTGAAATCCCTCGAGAAGGCTATCGCCGACGGCGATTCGGTCCATGCCGTGATCGTCTCGTCCGGCGTCAATTCGGACGGTCACTCGCAAGGCGGGATCAATGTGCCCGCCACGGCGACCCAGGCGCGCCTGCTGGAAGACGTCTACGCGCGTGCGGGTATCGATCCAGCCTATGTCTCGTACATCGAGGCGCACGGCACGGGCACCGCGGTCGGCGATCCGGTCGAAGCTCGCGCGCTGAGCGAGGTCATCGGGCGGCGACGCGCGCCAGGCAGCCCGTTGCTGATCGGCTCGGCGAAGAGCAATCTGGGACACCTCGAGCCCGCGTCTGGCATGGCCGGCCTGCTGAAGGCGATTCTCTGCCTCAAACACCGCGCCGTTCCGGCCTCGATCCATTTCAGGAATCCCAATCCCAACATCGACTTTGCCGGGGGCGGACTGCAGGTGGTCGATCGCTATACGCCGCTCGAGGCCCACGCGCATCCATTGACGATAGGCATCAATTCGTTTGGATTCGGGGGGACGAATGCGCATGTGCTGATACGCGAGGCTGACCCAGCGTCGCGCGCGGGGCATCCTGGGTTGGTCCCGCAGGAGGGTGCACAACCGCTGCCGCTCATGCTAAGCGCGCGTTCTCCGAAGGCGTTGCATGCACTGGCCGCCGCGTATAAGACTCGTCTCGAGCGAGGCGATCCGTGGTCAGCGCTTGCGCTCGGCGCCGCACGCAAACGGGAATGGCTGAGTCATCGCGCCATCGTCAGTCCCGCAGCATTGGAAGACGGCGTGGCAGCGCTCGACCAGCTGTCCCAGGGCGAAACGACATCCTCGATCGTCACCGGGGAGGCGTTGGACCCGAACGGAAAGGTCGCGCTGGTCTTCTCTGGCAACGGCTCGCAATGGGCTGGCATGGGGCAACGTCTGCTCGAAGAGGACGACAACTTCCGCGCAGCACTGACCGAACTCGACATACTGTGGCGAGCGGACGGCAGTCCTTCCCTCGTCGATGAACTGCGCGCTGGCGTCACGGCCGAACGGCTTGCCGACACTGATTGTGCCCAGCCACTGCTTTTCGCGCTCCAGTTTGGCGTCGTGCGCGTCATGCAGTCACGCGGCCTGCAATACGATGCATGTTTCGGCCACAGCGTCGGCGAGGTCGCTGCTGCCTGGGCATCCGGAGCTTTGACGATCGAGCAGGCGGTGCACGTCATCAAGATTCGCAGCGGCGCACAGGCGAAAACCCGTGGTACAGGGAGAATGGCGGCGGCAGGTCTGAGTGAGGCGGCGGCGCGCCAGTTGATCGACACACTGGGTCTTGCGGATGAACTTGAAATTGCGGGCATCAACAGCCCGCAGGCAGTCACGCTTGTTGGCGCTCTGCAGGCACTGGAGGCAGTCCAACAGGTCCTTCTCTCAGGAGGGCAATTTTTCCAGATTCTCGATCTCGACTACGCATTTCACAGCGACCGCATGGACGCAATTCAGGGACTCGTGCTCGACGGTCTCGACGATCTTCGTCCGCATGATACGCAGCGGGTGTTCGCGTCATCGGTGACGGGCGGCCTGCTATCCGGACACGCGCTCGATGCGTCGTACTGGTGGAGAAACATCCGCGAGCCGGTTCGCTTCGACGAAGCGACTCGCAGCCTGATCGACGCTGGCGTGCGGCTTTTCGTCGAAGTGGGCCCGCATCCGATCCTGCGCACCTACATGACGCACACGATCGAACAGTCGAAGGTGAAAGGCCGTCCACTCCCCACGCTCATGCGCAACCAGGACAGCGCCGCGGATCTGCATCTCGCGATCCACGCAGCTTTCGCGAACGGCGCCAGCATCGACCTCGATAAGGGTTTCCCTGTCAGTGCTGGCAGCATGAACTGCTCGTTGCCGACCTATCCGTGGCAACGGGAGCATTACATGTCGCCGCCGACCCCAGAAGGCTACAACCTCGTCAACCGGCGCCGCGAACATCCACTGCTCGGCTATCCACTGAAAGATCATGCGGCTGCCTGGGAAAATCAGATCGACCCGGTCAGGATGCCCGTGCTCGCAGACCACGAAGTCGATGGCGCGGCTACCTTTCCGGGTGCGGGATATGCAGAAATGGCACTAGCGGCGGCGCGGATTCACTTCGGCACGGTGAAATGCGCGGTTGAAAACCTTGAAATCCGGACACCGGTCGTATTTCAGCCGCAACATGCCAAGCTGTTCCGCTTCACACTCGACACGCACACCGCTGGCTTTACGATTGAGACGCGCACGCGCATGTCGGACGAGCCCTGGGCGCTCAATGTAACCGGTCGCCTGCTGGCAGGCGGTCCAGACTCCGCTGGCGCGCCAAATGTTGCGGCCGATGAGCTGGCGCAGTTCGACACGTACCCTCGGATCGATGCTGCGTCGCTCTATGAGGGCGCAGCGTCGATTGGGTTGCACTACGGTGATGCGTTCCGGTGGGTGCAATCGTTGCGCCTGGCGGGCGACGCCGCGCTCGGCGAGCTCGCCGCACCGCCCGCGCTGCAGGGCGCGCTGCAGGATTATGTCTTCCACCCGGCAGCGATGGATAGCGGTTTTCATCCGTTGTTCGCTCTCGTCGCGAACCAGGACAGCACTGACGAGGGGCATCCCGCGTACGTTCCGGTACACATGGGACGCATCGACTTTTTCGGCGGCAACGCGCCGGCTCGCGTACTCGTGCGAATCGAGCGGCGCAGCCCTCATTCCCTCGTCGCCTCATTCACCTATCTTGACCAGGACGCAGGCGTCATTGCAAGGATCAGCGCCTGCCGCTTCCGCCGTGTGGACTTCACTGGCCGTCACCGCCCCGAACCCGGGCGTTTCGTATTCGTCGCAGAGGCGCGACCGTACAACGGTGACGTTATCGCGGCCGGTTTGCCGGCTCCTGCAGTCCTGTTTGAGTCTGCCTCGGGCGCAGTGGCCGCAAAAGAAGATGCGCAACACCGCAATACGCATCTGACGCAGGTCTTGCCCCTTCTCGACGTGCTCGCCGCGGCTTATGCGCTGCGCGCTATCGAAGCGCTGAACATCATCGGCAGCACGTCGTTGCCAGCCACCCGGAACCAGCCGCTGCTCGAGCGTCTCGTCGCGATGCTCGTCGAGGACGGCGTGCTCGAGATCGTCGATGGACATGTTGAGCGCGGTCAGGAAGCGTTGCCGTCCATCGAAGACTTGTGGCGCGGCCTTCTCGCGCTCTCGCCTGGTCATGCCGCCGAGCTCGCGCTGATGGCGCGCTGCGGTGCAGCGTTGCCTGCCGTGCTGAGCAGCGAGGCGCAGGCAGATACGGTGCTCCCTCCTGTTCGCAGTGATCTGGTCGATCATCTTTACGAGTCCTCGCCGAGCTGGTCACACGCCAATGCATTCGTGCGCGCGAGCCTCGAGGCAGCAGTCGACGCGTGGCGTGAGCCCCGTCGGCTGCGGGTGCTCGAAATCGCGACACCTGGCATAGGTGCATTTCACCCAGTCGCTGCGCATCTGCAGACCCGCTGCGATTATGCAATCGCAGCGGGCGTGGAGCAGCTAGGTACGATCGATGCGAGCAGCCATCCATACATTCGCACGGTTTCGCTGGAGCTCGGCGAGGAACCGACGCTGGCGACCGAACCGGGGCGGCCCGCGCAGTATGACGTGGTGGTGATCAAAAACATGTTGCGTGCGAGTGCGCAACCGGCACGGCTGATACAGGCGGCACGCTCGTGGATGACGCCGGATGCGATCCTGCTGGTGAGCGAAAGCCAGCCGAGCCGCGTCTCGGACCTGGTATTTGGCCTCGACGCCAGCGCGTGGACGCACGAGCGCGCCGGACTGCTCAGCGCGAACCAGATCACGACGCTGCTGCATGGCCAGGGGCTTGAGGACCTGGTGCGTCATATGGAAGGTGACCTCGAGATCGAAGGTGCGCCGGTTGTGATCGCCGCGCGGCTACCTGCGAACGACGCGCTCGTGACACCCGAAGCAACCGTTGAGCCCCAATCGGCGCACTGGCTCGTCGTATTTGCCGGGGCAGCGCAGCAGCCGCTGGCGGATACCCTCGTGAATGCATTGCAGGCCGCCAGTCAGGTCGCGGCCAGCTGCACCCTCGAGGCTTTGGCCGACGAGCCGGCCCGGCTTGCTCGACCAATGGGTAACGGCACGCCTCGCATTGTGTTCATGGCGGCAACGGCAGATGCCGTACCGCACAACGCGGACGGTGCCGCGCTGATGGAGGCACAGGAAAGCACGTCGATTGCGCTCGCACGGCTCGTACGCACCATCATCGGCAGTGCGCCGGACGCGCATGCGAGCCTGTGGATCGTGACGAGCGGCGGCGCTCCGATCCTGGGCGAGACCGGCGATGCACTGGCAACCCGTCCCGAACAGGCCACGCTCTGGGGACTCGGGCGCGTGCTGATGAATGAGCATGCGGAACTGGGTTGCCGCCTCGTCGACGTCGAACCGGGCTGCGACGCACCAGAAGCGCTGCTCGTTCGCGAGCTGTTGTCACAGGAGAGCGAGGAGGAGGTACTGCTGACCTCGCGAGGCCGTTTCGTGTCGCGCATGGTGCCTGCCGCAACGGAGGATCTGCGCAAGACCCGTGCTCAGGCAGGTGCGCACGAGCGTCCAGCCGTGCTCGGGTTCGAGGCGCCCGGATCGTTGCGTAATCTTCAGTGGTTCGCGCTGAAGGAGCGCGAACTGGCGTCAAACGAAGTCGAGATTGAACCTGTTGCCGCGGGCCTTAACTTCCGCGACGTGATGTACGCGATGGGTTTGCTGTCCGACGAGGCGGTCGAAAATGGCTTTGCGGGGCCGACCATCGGGATGGAAGTCTCGGGGCGAATTGTGCGCGCCGGTCCGCAGGTGGACGGCTTCAAGGTCGGCGACGCGGTGCTGGGCTTTGCGCCCGCATGCTTTGCGTCGCGTGTCAGGACACGTGCTACGGCGATTGTGATCAAGCCGGAGAGGTTGACTTTCGCGGAAGCAGCGACGATTCCGACGACCTTTTTAACCGTGTACTACTCACTGCGCGAACTCGCCCGGCTGCGCCCCGGCGAGCGCGTGCTGGTGCATGGCGCGGCAGGGGGGGTCGGCATTGCGGCCGTCCAGATCGCGAAACACTTGGGTGCCGAAGTCTACGCGACCGCAAGCAAGGAGAAGCGAGAGTTTGTCCGGCTGCTCGGCGCCGATCACGTATTCGATTCACGCAGCCTCGCTTTCGCCGACGAAATCCTGCATCGCACCGCAGGCGCAGGTGTCGACGTCGTTCTCAATTCGCTGGCTGGCGAGGCGATGGTCCGCAGTATCGATGTGCTGCGTCCGTTTGGCCGTTTTATCGAGCTAGGCAAGCGGGATTTCTACGAGAACACGCTGATTGGACTGCGGCCGTTTCGCAATAACATCAGCTACTTCGGCGTCGACGCAGACCAGTTGATGAGTGCACTGCCGCAACTGGCGGCGCGCCTGTTCGACGAGATCATGGACCTGGTCGCGCAAGGCGCGCTCCATCCGTTGCCTTACCGCACGTTCGCGGCTGAACATGCCGGGGACGCTTTCCGGTACATGCAACAGGCAAAGCAGGTCGGGAAGATACTGCTGACTTTCGATGCGGGCGTGCCGCCACCGCAAACGGCACCCGCCACCCCTCTGCGGCTCGACCCACACGCCGCTTATCTGGTTGTCGGCGGCACAAGCGGGCTGGGTTTTGCAACAGCGCGCTGGTTTGTCGAAAAGGGCGCGCGGCATCTTGTGCTCGCGAGCCGTACCGCGAAACTCGCGCCGGAGCTTACTACCGAAGTTCAATACTGGACGGACGAGTTGGGGGTGGCGGTCACGCTCGCATCGTGCGATGTAACGGACGCGGCAGCGGTAGCGCAGCTCATCGAAAGAACTGACAAGGCGGTGGCGCCGCTCAAGGGCGTGGTGCATTCGGCGTTGAGCATTTCCGACGGCCTCGTTGCGAACCTCGACGATGCGCGCATGCGTACGGTGATGGCGCCCAAGGTGGCGGGCGCGTGGAATCTGCATCAGGCAACGCGCGGGCTGTCGCTTGACTTTTTCGTTGTGTACTCGTCGGCAACGACGTTCCTTGGAAATCCAGGGCAATCCAATTATGTTGCCGCGAATGCATTCCTCGAATCGCTGGTTCTGTTGCGCCGTGCAGCAGGACAGCCGGCGTGCTTCATGGCATGGGGGCCTATCGATGATGTCGGTTTCTTGTCACGCAACAGGGAGACCCGCGATGCGCTTGAAGCGCGTATCGGTGGTCGTTCGATTACCTCGGGCGAAGCAATGGCCGCGCTGGAGCGCGTGCTGGTCGCGCAACGGGCGGGGGAGGCGGTGGTATGGCTAGAGTGGGAAGCGATTACGCGGGTGATTCCGTCAGCACGTTCCGAGCGCTACATCGAGATGCGCAAGCGCGAGTCTAACGACGCGCAACGCGCCGAGGGCCCGGGCCTGCGAGAGGACGTTCTCGCGCTGACGGTGACAGAAGCCCAGCAACTGGTTGCCGAGGCGTTGCGGGCTGAGATCGGGCGCATCCTGAACCTGTCGACGGCGAAGATCGAACTGGATCGATCGATCCTCGACATGGGGATGGATTCACTGATGGGTATGGAACTGCGCATGGCGATCGAGGAATGCTTCCAGGTCAAGCTGTCGGTCATGATGCTGACCGAGGGCGTCACCGTGAATTCGCTCGCGCAGAGAATCGTTGAGTTGATCCGGGGGGACGGCCAGGACAGTAGTCAGAAATCGGAACTGGAGCAGCAGGTCAGCGCCCTGGCGGCAACGCACGCGGTCGAGGTCAGTGCGGATGATGTCAGGGAAATGGCCGACCGTGCGATGCAACCCTCGCGGAAACAGGCATCCGGCCGGTAA